The Buteo buteo chromosome 23, bButBut1.hap1.1, whole genome shotgun sequence genome contains the following window.
CTGCCTGAGATCCAGACTAAACTGTTGCAATTATGGAAGTTAGGCCTTGTTGCCTCAAGCCTTTTGTCATCAATAAATGTTTATGGTTTAAAGCAGCCTTGTTTGTTTCCCTTAGACCAGATGACAGTGATTTATTGGCAGAAATCCTAGCAGAGGAAAGAGATGAGCCAGGCAAGTCTTGAAGTgctacacacatatatgtagTGAGGAGTTGATGGTTATTTCATGACCATGAAACCTGTGGAAAATAGAGCCTCAAACTTGGATGTGAACTGTTGTTTCCAGGAATTTTTCTCAACCTACAAGCAACATGGGCAGCTGAAAGGTTAATGATGCTCCAGggctttgcttcttcctttatcTGGGTTTTGGGATGTCTGGGAGATACTGTATGTTGGAAAGGAGGAGTGGATGCTCTTGCTGGGAGCATGTTGATGGTTACCACTATTATTGCTGTAGGAATGATGGGAGAGCAAGACTGGGGACCCATCGCTACAAGTCCCTCATGCCAGGAGATCTGCAGCCTCAAACAAAACGGGACTCAAAAGCGGGGCTTAAAGCCAAGGATGGAGGTGGCAACCAGGGACACGTGTCCAAGTCTGGGGCAAGGTGACATGGTCTGGAAATGGGTGTCCCTGCCTGTGATTGCGGGTGAATGTCTTCCAACAGCcacacagagctgctgccttaGTGCTGGTGTGAAAAACCCAGCATTGGCCATGCCAGCACTGGGAGGCTGGTGGGGATGGAAGCAGAGCGGGCAGCTCACCTAAAGGCTGTGTTGGGTTAGGTCCTGCAGCCAGGTCCACCTTTTCATGCACAGGACCTAGCTGAGGCTTATTTCCCCAGGAAATCTCCATGATTTCTAGTggcagagggttttttcccctctgtcagCAAAGAGGAAGGTGGGCTTGGCTCGCTCAGACCTCGTCTGCACTGTTAATCTGCCATTCGCAGTCTGGAGTCAGCTGTTACACCAATATTTATTGTTGTTTTCCCCCCCTAGGTTTGTATATTTTGTACAGCTTGTTTCTAATTTAAAGTATAAATAAGTTTGatcttttcatctgtttttctcccTACCTTCTGTAGGCTGTGCTGGTTAAAAATAACCACGGTGATGAGCTAAAGTGCGGCTGGTGGAGGGGTTTTAAATTCCCTCATGGTGGGACCACTCAGCCAGCATGGGAACGGCGGTGTGGTCGCCCTTCTCGCCTCTCCCCTACGCTTGTGGTTGGGCTTTTTCCCAAACCGGGAACTCCCTGAATTGCCTAAACCCTGCTTGGCACATGACTGGGGATTAAAGTGCTTCTGCTGTTGGGGGGGGGACGAGAAAATGGGGACCCATTGGGGGAactgaggggacacagctgggtgCAGAGATCGGAGGTTGTCCCTGATGCACATCTCCAGGGAATGGAGTGTTTTCCAGTGTTGGGCTCCTGCAGAGGAGGCTTTCACCTTAAAAAAGTCCCTTTTGACCAAAATTGGAACTATTTGCATAAGAAGATCAAttgaagggagaaagaaaaaaaatgtggagtCTTTTGGCTTTCTTGCAGGAAAGTCTGAAAAGCTGATTTGGGTTCAGACTGAAGCTGCCTTGGTCGAGGGCTGGCTCAGCTTCacttctctgtttattttgctggggggatgcacatgcacacacacgcgtgtgcaaacacacgcatgcacacacacgtgggcacacacagacacatgcacacacacacacagagtctcCCTCTcctatagagaaaaaaaaatccccagcacTAGCTGAAACGCTGATTCAAAACAACTGTTGGCGGCTCCAGCCGCCGCGGTCTGCTTTCCATTACCCACAGCCCCGCCGCGGCTTAAAACGGTGACTTGAAACAAACAGGCAAACCccaaaattaataataaaaattacatttcaccTTCCCCGGGGAAGGGCAGAAAAACTCTTTCTAGGCAGCGGTTCTGCCAGGAAAAAACTCTCCCTGCTTGTAACCCGCGGAGCATCAAAGGATGCTCTCCGGGAGGGGACCGAAGCCCCTCGGCGTGTCGCTGGGTGGGGGGTACGGATTGGGCCCCCCCGGGCAGGGGTCGGGGCGGGGGTGCCCGCGGcttgctgggggctgcagggcagggctgggggtgctggtgggtgtCTCCGGGAGCGGTGACTGAGCGAGGCGGTGCCAGCGCTGGGGGCGGATTTTTTGAGAAGAGCCTCAGctcttcagagcagcagcagccgctggAGGAGTTGggcggctgtttctccctctccgcccggaggaggaggaagaggaggaagaagaggcttCGGCTGCCGCCTCTCcgatcccccccccctccccttccccttccgCCCCACACCTTTATGGACGAGCGCCGGAGCTTGCTCTACTCTCCGGCTGCCTCCTCCGCCAGCCGGCATCCGAGGGGCGGCTCGACCAGCAGCCACCACAACCTGGGCTACACGGAGCAGctgccccccgccaccccccagCCGGTACCCGaccaagaagaagaagagggtgaagaaggggaggaaggcagcatgACCGTGgtgggaggcggcggcggcggagacCCTTTGCTGGAAGAACCGCAGCATCCTCATCCTTTGCTCGGGGGGGACCGCTACGATCACGCCCCGACTCCGGCCGCCGTCCCTGCCGGCCAGCCCGCGGGTGGTGGGGAGCACGAGTGCTGTGAGCGGGTGGTGATCAACATCTCGGGGTTGCGGTTCGAGACCCAGCTGAAGACGCTGGCACAGTTCCCCGAGACGCTGCTGGGGGACCCACGTAAGAGGATGCGCTACTTCGACCCCCTCCGCAACGAGTATTTTTTCGACCGTAACCGGCCCAGCTTCGACGCCATCCTCTACTACTACCAGTCGGGTGGGCGCATCCGACGACCCGTCAATGTCCCCATCGATATCTTCTCCGAGGAGATCCGCTTCTACCAGCTAGGGGAGGAGGCCATGGAGAAGTTTCGGGAGGACGAGGGTTTCATTCGGGAGGAGCAGCGGCCGCTTCCCGACAAGGAGTTCCAGCGCCAAGTGTGGCTCCTCTTCGAGTACCCCGAGAGCTCTGGGCCGGCCCGAGGCATTGCCATCGTCTCTGTCCTGGTCATCCTTATCTCTATCGTCATCTTCTGTCTGGAGACTCTGCCTGAATTCAGGGATGACCATGACTATGAGGGAACTGGGGGGACCTTCGGGACAGGCGGTGGCCCTCTCCCACCTGATGTCTTCACCAACTCCTCGTCCTCGGCTGCTTCCATGGTGTCGTCCTTCACTGACCCTTTCTTTGTGGTGGAGACTTTGTGCATCATCTGGTTCTCCTTCGAGCTGCTGGTCCGCTTCTTTGCCTGCCCCAGCAAGGCCACCTTCTCCAAGAACATCATGAACATCATTGACATTGTGGCCATCATTCCTTACTTCATCACACTGGGCACCGAGCTGGCTGAGAGGCAAGGCAACGGCCAGCAAGCCATGTCCTTAGCCATCCTCAGAGTCATCCGGCTGGTCAGGGTCTTCCGTATCTTCAAGCTCTCCCGGCACTCCAAGGGGCTGCAGATCCTGGGGCAGACCCTCAAGGCCAGCATGCGGGAGCTGGG
Protein-coding sequences here:
- the LOC142043553 gene encoding potassium voltage-gated channel subfamily A member 3-like, which translates into the protein MDERRSLLYSPAASSASRHPRGGSTSSHHNLGYTEQLPPATPQPVPDQEEEEGEEGEEGSMTVVGGGGGGDPLLEEPQHPHPLLGGDRYDHAPTPAAVPAGQPAGGGEHECCERVVINISGLRFETQLKTLAQFPETLLGDPRKRMRYFDPLRNEYFFDRNRPSFDAILYYYQSGGRIRRPVNVPIDIFSEEIRFYQLGEEAMEKFREDEGFIREEQRPLPDKEFQRQVWLLFEYPESSGPARGIAIVSVLVILISIVIFCLETLPEFRDDHDYEGTGGTFGTGGGPLPPDVFTNSSSSAASMVSSFTDPFFVVETLCIIWFSFELLVRFFACPSKATFSKNIMNIIDIVAIIPYFITLGTELAERQGNGQQAMSLAILRVIRLVRVFRIFKLSRHSKGLQILGQTLKASMRELGLLIFFLFIGVILFSSAVYFAEADDPSSGFSSIPDAFWWAVVTMTTVGYGDMHPITIGGKIVGSLCAIAGVLTIALPVPVIVSNFNYFYHRETEGEEQAQYMHVGSCQHLSSSEEMRKARSNSTLSKSEYMVIEEGGINHSAFKQAAFKTGNCTTTNNPNCVNIKKVFTDV